A section of the Oncorhynchus nerka isolate Pitt River linkage group LG3, Oner_Uvic_2.0, whole genome shotgun sequence genome encodes:
- the LOC115116395 gene encoding uncharacterized protein LOC115116395, with translation MDPSLWNALFCPGNNSRLLDALLAEWMPVVDKATQLMNIVQGTTNANVTVPMILTEWHALAGSFVSGEVALRNFSNLLDAAYLVGWVPENITAVDWTQILMTRGLGAFITVGSHLQNSSMWPSMESYFHIAYWIMNYQPNVTASPNCEHVQGSLSFLQAVYGNIATGAVTQLLRSDLVLGDDSIPALLENLITILNKDITLVSNLMSLEQFSTNSELPLSLLGEMLEALGLKPLEDLWTQGGGFQAPNASSVMAIALKVAKDTRHLVTGLPVENANMPDLAGVEALLMQWLSVAQGNLTLPLSLSMGDALITYSGSFNSTSLAFLRQLLNPLTNQSSAGIADNILRAMERLKTVLDAPNGDSTPILLGYVIQLQELLVSSLQLRRYEQLLLPDGNLTTAQVTDLHLAVVDLFQLLYVQQLSQAGDQAALQTLLQRLSALLPLQLQQQYLGMVSHFQAVIESLVSCTAAGQNCTAAVPQVLQILAASGDHTFSGDQAKPSMLSQESMKVTVNLLTLLFAWHDTDMSNNKSVTPESVLKTVDQTAFFLQQITSTPNISVSSLQQAMLQSNLTLGELEKMAALAGATNAPALLASIMGVINVQQCLEPQPNNTISMAQCALELSEKVTGFIHALPIPPGCQSNCTALISLLPILVNHSVSIGLAASSGPTPLIPTTEAITDTIASIRENLQHLNLESVELISNELHVLEGLIKLSASGQSPVYSHNSTDPLMQDSGNVQKVYLEIAQWYLRKLENVTRTSTFSELLDPFFHMAEMQLALQLSQTEFTIFVSKEVEYLMRSIQYPINGTDVSKIGQSVIRILKGNLDLFKLNIAYQAVMGNNWLNYSLINEAETLINNELTVLEGLIELAASGHSPVYSLNSTDTLMQDPNYAQKVYLEIAQWYLRKLENDTSTSAFSEILDPFFRIAEMQLALQLSQTEFTIFVSKEVEYLMRSIHYPINGTDVSKIGQSVIRILNENLNLLKLNIACQEVLQNSFGNVNWLNHSLLSEFETQIREYLNLTQDWLRQPRVTQVLTNMLHWNISGGMMNVTTPGMDLQQLLRTLGSLLTPEQQAYLTAIQNNSQALNQVLLVASQEGGLGSDQFIQAFMDAASSVLSGFTMGLTPQNGTAEIQGILLGEEVQIILQDALQLAFRPNMSNAQSLNITMEIVRRAEGVVRLLVPQEAVGYLLPGFRFISTYLETVSRPGGPDKWNEIIVNELKMVQGLLAPDSSAEVYLSIIINITHVILDSSQSQGTIG, from the exons GGGTTTGGGGGCATTCATCACTGTGGGCTCTCACCTCCAGAACAGCTCAATGTGGCCGTCTATGGAGTCATACTTCCACATCGCCTACTGGATAATGAACTACCAGCCCAATGTCACCGCTTCACCAAATTGTGA GCATGTCCAGGGCTCCTTGTCTTTCCTCCAGGCTGTCTATGGAAACATTGCCACAGGCGCAGTCACCCAGCTCCTCAGGTCCGACCTAGTCCTAGGGGACGACTCCATCCCAGCCCTCCTGGAGAACTTGATCACCATCCTGAACAAGGACATCACGCTGGTCTCCAACCTCATGTCCCTGGAGCAGTTTAGCACCAACTCCgagctgcccctctctctcctgggggAGATGTTAGAGGCCCTGGGCCTGAAGCCTCTGGAAGACCTGTGGACCCAGGGAGGTGGATTCCAGGCTCCCAATGCTTCATCTGTGATGGCCATTGCCCTGAAG GTGGCCAAGGACACCCGGCATCTAGTTACCGGGCTCCCTGTCGAGAACGCCAACATGCCAGACCTGGCCGGGGTGGAGGCTCTGCTGATGCAGTGGCTCTCAGTAGCTCAGGGAAACCtgaccctgcctctgtctctcagcATGGGAGATGCTCTGATCACCTACTCTGGCTCTTTCAACTCTACCTCCCTGGCCTTCCTCAGACAGCTGCTCAATCCTCTCACCAACCAGAGCTCAGCGGGCATAGCAGACAACATCCTGCGGGCCATGGAGCGGCTGAAGACTGTGCTGGATGCTCCTAACGGCGACTCAACGCCCATTCTCCTGGGGTACGTGATCCAACTACAGGAGTTGCTGGTCTCGAGTCTACAGCTACGCAGATATGAGCAGCTCTTGCTTCCAGATGGGAACCTCACCACAGCTCAGGTGACAGACCTCCATTTGGCTGTGGTGGACCTCTTCCAGCTCCTGTACGTCCAGCAGCTTAGTCAGGCTGGGGATCAGGCTGCCCTACAGACCCTACTACAGAGACTCTCGGCCCTACTACCTCTACAGCTCCAACAGCAGTACCTTGGGATGGTCAGCCACTTCCAGGCTGTGATAGAGAGCTTGGTGTCATGTACAGCGGCAGGTCAGAACTGCACGGCTGCGGTCCCACAG gTGCTCCAGATCCTGGCAGCTAGTGGGGACCACACGTTCAGTGGGGACCAAGCTAAACCCAGCATGCTAAGCCAGGAGTCCATGAAAGTGACTGTCAACCTGCTTACTCTCCTCTTCGCCTGGCACGATACCGACATGTCTAACAATAAGTCCGTCACGCCAGAGTCTGTCCTCAAGACCGTGGACCAGACTGCCTTCTTCCTCCAGCAGATTACATCGACTCCCAACATCAGCGTATCCTCTCTCCAGCAAGCTATGCTACAATCCAACCTTACCCTGGGGGAGCTGGAGAAGATGGCTGCCCTGGCCGGCGCAACCAACGCACCAGCTCTCCTGGCTAGCATCATGGGCGTCATCAACGTGCAACAATGCCTGGAGCCCCAGCCCAACAATACCATCAGCATGGCCCAGTGTGCACTGGAGCTGAGTGAGAAGGTCACTGGTTTTATCCATGCTCTGCCTATACCTCCAGGATGCCAGTCCAACTGCACAGCGCtaatctccctcctccccatcctggtCAACCACTCTGTGAGTATCGGCCTTGCCGCCAGCTCTGGCCCAACCCCACTCATACCAACAACTGAGGCTATTACAGATACCATAGCCAGCATCAGAGAGAATCTACAGCATCTCAACCTGGAGTCTGTGGAGCTGATCAGTAACGAGCTCCATGTCCTTGAGGGTTTAATAAAACTGTCCGCATCTGGACAGTCTCCAGTCTACTCACACAATTCCACTGATCCACTGATGCAGGACTCGGGTAATGTACAGAAAGTGTATTTGGAGATAGCACAGTGGTACCTGAGGAAGCTAGAGAATGTGACCAGAACCAGTACCTTCTCAGAACTCCTGGACCCTTTCTTCCATATGGCAGAGATGCAGCTGGCTCTCCAACTCTCTCAGACTGAATTTACTATCTTTGTTAGTAAAGAGGTTGAGTATTTGATGAGAAGTATCCAATACCCTATCAACGGGACAGACGTGAGTAAAATCGGCCAATCGGTCATTAGGATACTCAAGGGTAACCTGGACCTGTTCAAGTTAAACATTGCTTACCAAGCGGTTATGGGGAACAATTGGCTAAACTACAGCTTGATTAATGAGGCCGAAACCCTGATCAATAATGAACTCACTGTGCTTGAGGGTTTGATCGAACTCGCCGCCTCTGGACATTCTCCAGTCTACTCACTCAATTCCACTGATACACTTATGCAGGATCCAAATTACGCACAGAAAGTGTATTTGGAGATAGCACAGTGGTACCTGAGGAAGCTAGAGAATGACACCAGCACCAGTGCCTTCTCAGAAATCCTTGACCCTTTCTTCCGTATCGCAGAGATGCAGCTGGCTCTCCAACTCTCTCAGACAGAATTCACCATCTTTGTTAGTAAAGAGGTAGAGTATTTGATGAGAAGTATCCACTACCCCATCAATGGAACAGATGTGAGTAAAATCGGCCAATCGGTCATCAGGATACTCAATGAAAACCTGAACCTGTTAAAGTTAAACATTGCTTGCCAAGAGGTTTTGCAGAACTCTTTCGGGAACGTAAACTGGCTAAACCACAGCTTGTTAAGCGAGTTCGAAACCCAGATCAGGGAGTACCTCAACCTGACACAGGATTGGCTGAGACAGCCCCGTGTGACCCAGGTCCTGACCAATATGCTGCATTGGAACATAAGTGGTGGGATGATGAACGTGACTACTCCTGGGATGGACCTCCAGCAACTTCTCAGGACTCTTGGCTCTCTCCTCACCCCAGAGCAACAGGCCTACCTCACAGCCATCCAAAACAACAGCCAGGCTCTCAACCAG GTTCTGTTGGTGGCCAGTCAAGAAGGAGGTCTGGGTAGTGACCAGTTCATCCAGGCATTCATGGATGCTGCAAGCTCTGTCCTGAGTGGCTTCACCATGGGCCTCACACCACAGAATGGCACTGCAGAGATCCAGGGTATTCTACTGGGTGAAGAGGTCCAGATTATTCTTCAGGATGCCCTCCAGCTGGCATTCAGACCTAACATGAGCAACGCCCAGTCACTCAACATCACCATGGAGATTGTCAGGAGGGCGGAGGGCGTGGTTAGATTGCTGGTCCCCCAGGAGGCTGTTGGGTATCTGTTGCCAGGGTTCAGGTTCATTAGCACCTACCTTGAGACAGTCTCCAGACCGGGCGGGCCTGATAAGTGGAATGAGAT CATTGTGAACGAGCTGAAGATGGTCCAGGGCCTCCTGGCCCCTGACAGCAGTGCCgaggtctatctctctatcatcatcaacatcactCATGTCATCCTGGACTCCAGCCAAAGCCAAG ggaccatagggtag